From Arachis stenosperma cultivar V10309 chromosome 2, arast.V10309.gnm1.PFL2, whole genome shotgun sequence, one genomic window encodes:
- the LOC130962014 gene encoding uncharacterized protein LOC130962014 has product MDRRRKSPIMDLDVEDDDDRFFDPSDRLSCAVPLDFVSASEDDDGDFDDARISFSSAVSSVPAFRNRASSMRTPPRLSVSTSDSFADYGIWMGSPDSISERRKRLLLGMGLDENMEFLKLQSTKLGHGVSRRFEKGNNQYRVPISPERTTLDHGGGGGGGKGGDRGIRIRTTTGSSGSSVLAEQKTEQSSVSVVFVRSRSEGDIASFSMENKRKEEMIGNVSKQRLTRTATEIPVPRGNVITHARAVVKDGKEAEEPEVHDQNVSAPAVNSDVAPFFLIKNLDTGNEFIVNECGENGAWNRLSDLQTGRKLTMEEFEKTVGHSRVVNKLMRRAKFENDEEYSGALDSSPSMSRSLRMSISMSKSKSRRGSFLRNIKGVASGIIRERERDCPAHLHQEVVWEAKPTMSRWVRVKQSGKSYKEFSALHLCQEFQAHEGLIWKIKFNLDGRFLASAGEDKVVHVWEVIERDCMGFSNSNSVSEEGSVMIASAPLSSEKKKGLFGSKRDKVPEYVHMSETVFTLLEEPYCSFHGHLDEVLDLAWSKSDLLLSSSMDKTVRLWDLETKSCLKVFPHNDYVTCIQFNPIDEDYFISGCLDGKVRIWDIQERHVVDWTDIHEMVTAIAYTPDGQGVLVGTMKGSCRTYSVTDCKLSQTGTVEIRRKKKSHLRKVTGFQFAPGNPSQVLVTSADARARIVEGSEVVQKFKGFKNADSQIAASFSANGKFIISASDDSQVFIWKNEEQKSGGTGKGRNIVVTRAHENFQCKDVLIAVAWPCMIRGDPPPVKLQTSKRISKRFSVSSSNNVVDDTTNARRFLLPPLPKKKNKQAAIDSASNSSVEDHAALSHSDSRRMLRHFSKKTNGHHVTHEEDDNPEAISRSNSGIGDSFSSSSSSSSATYGFSSASFGSSSFSEGSHDSSLIYPSAWGSVIVTAGIGGEIRCYQNFGLPRKMSRI; this is encoded by the exons ATGGACCGCCGGAGGAAATCGCCAATAATGGATTTGGACGTTGAGGACGACGACGACCGATTCTTTGATCCCTCCGACCGCCTTTCCTGCGCTGTTCCTCTCGACTTCGTTTCTGCTTCCGAGGACGACGACGGCGATTTCGACGATGCAAGAATTTCCTTCTCGTCTGCGGTTTCCTCTGTTCCCGCCTTCAGAAACAGAGCATCAAGCATGCGAACTCCTCCGAGGCTTTCCGTTTCTACCAGCGACTCCTTCGCCGATTATGGAATATGGATGGGTTCTCCCGATTCAATTAGCGAGCGGCGGAAGCGGTTGCTTCTCGGAATGGGACTCGACGAAAACATGGAGTTCTTGAAGCTACAGAGCACGAAGCTTGGCCATGGAGTTTCCAGGAGGTTTGAGAAAGGCAACAATCAATATCGTGTGCCGATATCACCGGAGAGGACAACATTGGATCacggcggcggcggcggcggcggcaAGGGTGGTGATAGAGGTATTAGAATTCGTACTACTACCGGTTCTTCTGGTTCTTCTGTTTTGGCAGAGCAAAAAACAGAGCAATCCTCTGTTTCCGTTGTTTTCGTTCGGTCACGGTCCGAAGGCGATATTGCATCGTTTTCAATggagaataaaagaaaagaggagATGATTGGGAATGTCTCGAAGCAGCGCCTCACGAGGACTGCGACGGAGATACCTGTGCCACGCGGCAATGTTATTACTCATGCTAGGGCGGTGGTGAAAGACGGCAAGGAGGCAGAGGAACCGGAGGTGCACGACCAGAATGTTTCTGCACCCGCGGTGAATTCGGATGTAGCGCCTTTCTTCTTGATCAAGAATTTGGACACGGGGAACGAATTTATCGTGAATGAATGTGGCGAAAATGGCGCGTGGAATAGGTTGAGTGACTTGCAGACAGGAAGGAAGCTAACCATGGAAGAGTTCGAGAAAACCGTGGGACACTCAAGGGTGGTTAATAAGCTAATGAGGCGAGCGAAATTTGAAAACGATGAAGAATACTCGGGGGCTCTCGACTCGAGCCCTTCGATGTCTAGGAGCCTGAGGATGAGCATAAGCATGAGCAAGAGCAAGAGCAGGAGAGGATCATTCTTAAGGAACATAAAAGGGGTAGCCAGCGGGATCATTCGCGAAAGAGAAAGAGATTGTCCGGCGCACCTTCACCAGGAAGTGGTTTGGGAAGCAAAACCAACCATGAGTAGATGGGTTCGGGTGAAGCAGAGTGGTAAGTCTTACAAGGAGTTTTCTGCTCTGCATTTGTGCCAGGAGTTCCAAGCTCATGAGGGACTAATTTGGAAAATTAAGTTTAATTTAGATGGGAGGTTTTTGGCGAGTGCTGGCGAGGACAAGGTGGTTCATGTTTGGGAAGTCATTGAGCGTGACTGTATGGGATTCTCTAATTCTAATTCGGTGTCGGAAGAAGGGAGCGTTATGATTGCGTCGGCGCCGCTGTCTAGTGAGAAGAAGAAGGGCTTGTTTGGAAGCAAGAGGGATAAAGTTCCGGAATACGTTCATATGTCCGAAACTGTTTTCACCCTTTTGGAGGAACCGTATTGCTCCTTTCACGGTCATTTGGATGAAGTTTTGGATTTGGCATGGTCTAAGTCTGAT CTTCTTCTGTCATCGTCAATGGATAAAACAGTGAGGTTATGGGACCTGGAAACTAAGAGTTGCTTAAAGGTGTTTCCTCATAATGATTACG TAACGTGCATACAGTTCAATCCTATAGACGAGGATTATTTCATAAGTGGCTGCCTCGACGGGAAGGTTAGAATATGGGACATACAGGAACGTCATGTCGTGGATTGGACTGATATCCATGAAATGGTTACTGCAATTGCATACACACCTGATGGTCAA GGTGTTTTAGTGGGCACAATGAAAGGGAGTTGTCGTACCTATAGTGTTACAG ATTGCAAATTAAGTCAAACAGGCACGGTGGAGATTCGACGCAAGAAGAAATCTCATCTCAGAAAAGTCACGGGTTTTCAG TTTGCCCCAGGAAATCCATCACAAGTACTTGTTACTTCAGCGGATGCCAGGGCAAGAATCGTTGAGGGTTCAGAGGTTGTTCAGAAGTTTAAGG GTTTTAAAAATGCAGACAGCCAAATCGCAGCTTCATTCAGTGCAAATGGAAAATTCATCATAAGTGCAAGTGATGATTCACAAGTGTTTATATGGAAGAACGAAGAGCAGAAAAGTGGAGGCACCGGAAAAGGTAGAAACATAGTGGTTACAAGGGCTCATGAGAACTTCCAATGCAAAGATGTTTTAATTGCAGTGGCATGGCCTTGCATGATCAGGGGTGATCCTCCACCAGTGAAATTGCAGACTTCGAAACGGATTTCGAAACGTTTTTCGGTGTCCTCGTCTAATAATGTAGTAGATGATACTACCAACGCTAGAAGATTCCTCCTTCCACCACTTCCCAAGAAGAAAAACAAGCAAGCCGCAATAGATAGTGCTTCGAATTCTTCGGTCGAAGACCATGCCGCACTTTCGCATTCAGATTCTAGAAGAATGTTGCGGCATTTTTCAAAGAAGACTAATGGTCATCACGTTACTCATGAAGAAGATGATAATCCTGAAGCCATCTCACGATCGAATTCAGGGATTGGCGATTCGTTTAGTTCGAGTTCAAGTTCGTCCTCAGCTACATATGGTTTTTCTTCAGCTTCATTTGGGTCATCATCTTTCTCTGAAGGTAGCCATGATTCCTCTCTAATTTATCCTTCGGCGTGGGGCTCGGTGATCGTGACAGCTGGAATTGGAGGCGAAATTCGTTGTTATCAGAATTTCGGGCTACCTCGCAAGATGAGCCGGATTTGA